A genomic window from Treponema maltophilum ATCC 51939 includes:
- a CDS encoding VWA domain-containing protein: MSGFEHPFALFFLLTPLLYFILHKLNAASPPVFSFSFADWNGRAFEWKSSVGTTVRFMSKTLFALGYFALVAALAEPTVLEKEKLFMSRGADVVFVVDTSPSMAALDIAGASRLQAAKQAISLLARENKGISYGLVACASQAALLVPPTLDQKTFFERLAAMGVGEMGDGSALGVGISTAVYHLESSAAPVKIIVLLTDGENNAGAVHPNTAAALAKDNGILLYIAGIGTKGSVPIEYTDPASGKIYSGYLDSGFNDASLRALASAGGGSYYSVETLSSLSAALQNITIKNSVRQTYSIKQKKISFYPHCAAAALLCFCAAWLLRRVYLKEM, encoded by the coding sequence ATGAGCGGGTTCGAGCATCCTTTTGCGCTGTTTTTTTTGCTGACTCCGTTGTTGTATTTTATTTTGCACAAATTGAATGCGGCTTCTCCGCCGGTGTTTTCATTCTCTTTTGCCGATTGGAACGGCCGGGCATTTGAATGGAAAAGTTCCGTCGGTACGACGGTGCGTTTTATGTCGAAGACGCTGTTTGCCTTGGGCTATTTTGCCCTTGTCGCGGCCCTCGCCGAACCGACGGTTTTGGAAAAGGAAAAGCTTTTTATGTCGCGCGGTGCGGACGTTGTTTTTGTCGTGGATACAAGTCCTTCGATGGCGGCGCTCGATATAGCCGGCGCGAGCCGTTTGCAGGCGGCAAAGCAGGCGATTTCGCTTTTAGCGCGCGAAAACAAGGGTATTTCGTACGGGCTTGTCGCCTGCGCTTCGCAAGCCGCACTTTTGGTTCCGCCGACTTTGGACCAAAAAACGTTTTTCGAACGGCTTGCGGCAATGGGTGTCGGCGAAATGGGCGACGGCTCGGCTTTAGGGGTCGGCATAAGCACGGCGGTCTACCATCTTGAATCCTCTGCCGCTCCGGTAAAAATCATTGTGCTTTTAACCGACGGAGAAAACAACGCCGGAGCCGTCCATCCGAACACGGCGGCCGCTCTCGCAAAAGACAACGGGATTTTGCTGTATATTGCCGGAATCGGAACAAAGGGTTCCGTTCCCATCGAGTACACCGATCCTGCAAGCGGGAAAATCTATTCAGGTTATTTGGATTCGGGCTTTAACGATGCGTCTTTGCGCGCTCTCGCTTCGGCAGGCGGCGGCAGCTATTATTCGGTGGAAACCCTTTCTTCGCTTTCGGCGGCGCTGCAAAATATCACGATAAAAAATTCGGTACGGCAAACGTACAGCATAAAGCAAAAAAAAATATCGTTTTATCCGCACTGTGCGGCAGCCGCTCTTTTGTGCTTTTGCGCCGCATGGCTTTTACGCCGCGTGTATTTAAAGGAAATGTGA